One genomic window of Haloferax mediterranei ATCC 33500 includes the following:
- a CDS encoding VOC family protein — translation MKFHRVAIAAKDPISLCKFYAETLGFAPVPGSQRSVTAGETTLWFELGDTNPGHLAFTVDAAIESVVSWLNDHDIDILETDEGESIRFDFIEADSVYFEDPEGNVIEYVCYDGQSSGEFDPGTDLRGATEVGMTVPDVSSFIDDLTAALDIERWGEFGEDTVAFVGDKAGRFVVAPAGRPWYPTDREATVGPVSVQCDADGAFDPEGLPYRVNVD, via the coding sequence ATGAAATTTCACCGCGTTGCCATCGCCGCGAAAGACCCGATCTCGCTGTGTAAGTTCTACGCCGAGACACTCGGATTCGCACCCGTTCCGGGGTCACAGCGCTCCGTGACCGCTGGCGAGACCACGCTCTGGTTCGAACTCGGCGATACGAACCCCGGTCACCTCGCCTTTACCGTCGATGCGGCTATCGAATCTGTGGTTTCGTGGCTCAACGACCACGACATCGACATCCTCGAAACGGACGAGGGCGAAAGCATCCGCTTCGACTTCATAGAGGCGGATTCAGTGTACTTCGAAGACCCAGAAGGCAACGTCATCGAGTACGTCTGCTACGACGGCCAATCGTCCGGCGAGTTCGACCCGGGAACGGACCTCCGCGGCGCGACGGAAGTCGGGATGACCGTCCCAGACGTGTCTTCGTTTATCGACGACTTGACCGCCGCCCTCGACATCGAACGCTGGGGTGAGTTTGGTGAGGACACCGTAGCGTTCGTCGGCGACAAAGCGGGGCGATTCGTCGTCGCGCCTGCCGGTCGGCCGTGGTATCCAACCGATAGAGAGGCCACCGTCGGCCCGGTGTCCGTGCAGTGCGACGCTGACGGGGCGTTTGACCCGGAAGGGTTGCCGTATCGCGTGAACGTCGACTGA
- a CDS encoding lipoate--protein ligase family protein, whose translation MNDSEGALADREWRLIREDIRPGPMQMALDEIAGETAAAGGPRTVRVYSWEPSCLSLGYGQDPETVDWEFCEREGIDVTRRPTGGGGIYHDRYGDIAYSIVAPKDELPGDLMDCYHLLCEPILDAIRSVGVDVDFVDDDMPVIWHPACYLRALHPAHDMVAEGRKIAGNAQYRRRDAVVQHGSLTYSVDAETHLDVHDGHGVSPDEFRERVVGIDELADVSRETFVEAVTDSLAEFADAEEGSWTDDELERARARVEEKYRADEWVRRTPNSK comes from the coding sequence ATGAACGACTCGGAGGGCGCACTCGCCGACCGCGAGTGGCGGTTGATTCGAGAGGACATCCGGCCCGGTCCAATGCAGATGGCACTCGACGAAATCGCGGGTGAGACGGCCGCCGCGGGCGGTCCCCGGACGGTTCGCGTCTACTCGTGGGAACCCAGTTGCCTCTCGCTCGGGTACGGACAGGACCCCGAGACGGTCGACTGGGAGTTCTGCGAGCGCGAGGGCATCGACGTGACTCGCCGACCGACCGGCGGCGGTGGCATCTACCACGACCGCTACGGCGACATTGCCTACTCCATCGTCGCCCCGAAGGACGAACTCCCCGGCGACCTCATGGACTGCTATCACCTCCTGTGCGAGCCGATTTTGGATGCGATTCGCTCGGTCGGCGTCGACGTGGATTTCGTCGACGACGACATGCCGGTCATCTGGCACCCCGCGTGCTACCTCCGAGCGCTCCACCCCGCCCACGACATGGTCGCCGAGGGTCGGAAAATCGCGGGGAACGCTCAGTATCGCCGTCGAGATGCCGTCGTCCAGCACGGGTCGCTCACGTACTCCGTCGATGCCGAGACGCATCTCGACGTGCACGACGGCCACGGCGTCTCCCCCGACGAGTTTCGCGAGCGCGTCGTCGGTATCGACGAACTCGCGGACGTGTCCCGTGAGACGTTCGTCGAGGCGGTAACCGACTCACTGGCCGAGTTCGCCGACGCCGAGGAGGGGTCGTGGACCGATGACGAACTGGAACGCGCGCGCGCTCGCGTCGAAGAGAAGTACCGCGCAGACGAGTGGGTCCGGCGAACCCCGAACTCGAAGTAG
- a CDS encoding serine/threonine-protein kinase RIO2, which produces MVRNVAGVMAELEPEDFYLLSGVEQGMRFSEWVNREKLPKNSGLTAEEVDYRIDRCMTRELVERKTIQYEGYKLTVEGYDALALRTFAQRDTIQGFGAPLGVGKESDVFEVQSFKPLALKFHREGYTNFREVRRERDYTSDNHHVSWLYTARKAAEREYEALETLFPKVSVPRPVDHNRHAIVMSKLDGVELGKSRLESEQVTGVLGLILDEMASAYEAGLVHADMSEYNVAVGEQGITIFDWPQAVPTDHDNARELLARDVENIVGYFRRKYPAEMPDDVDIDALSDAIAHNEFEHVGDFSA; this is translated from the coding sequence ATGGTACGGAACGTCGCCGGCGTCATGGCCGAACTCGAACCCGAGGACTTCTATCTCCTCTCGGGCGTCGAGCAGGGCATGCGCTTCAGCGAGTGGGTCAACCGCGAGAAACTCCCGAAGAACTCGGGGCTGACCGCGGAAGAAGTCGACTACCGCATCGACCGCTGTATGACCCGCGAACTCGTCGAGCGCAAGACCATCCAGTACGAGGGGTACAAACTCACGGTCGAGGGCTACGACGCGCTCGCCCTCCGAACGTTCGCACAGCGAGACACCATCCAGGGGTTCGGCGCACCCCTCGGCGTCGGCAAGGAAAGCGACGTGTTCGAAGTTCAGTCGTTCAAGCCGCTTGCGCTGAAATTCCACCGCGAGGGCTACACGAACTTCCGCGAGGTCCGCCGCGAGCGCGACTACACCTCCGACAACCACCACGTCTCGTGGCTCTACACCGCCCGCAAGGCGGCCGAACGCGAGTACGAAGCGCTGGAAACCCTCTTCCCGAAGGTGTCGGTCCCCAGACCCGTGGACCACAACCGCCACGCCATCGTCATGTCGAAACTCGACGGCGTCGAACTCGGGAAGTCCCGACTCGAATCCGAACAGGTGACGGGCGTTCTCGGGTTGATTCTCGACGAGATGGCCTCGGCGTACGAAGCCGGGCTCGTCCACGCGGACATGTCGGAGTACAACGTCGCCGTCGGCGAGCAGGGAATCACCATCTTCGACTGGCCACAGGCGGTCCCGACCGACCACGACAACGCTCGTGAACTCCTCGCGCGCGACGTGGAGAACATCGTTGGCTACTTCCGACGCAAGTACCCCGCAGAGATGCCCGACGACGTGGATATCGACGCGCTGTCCGACGCTATCGCCCACAACGAGTTCGAACACGTGGGCGATTTTAGTGCCTGA
- a CDS encoding NUDIX domain-containing protein, whose translation MDQYAYVVNVEGAVARDGKYLLIERAPEEEHAAGVLAFPGGKVEQSPGHTAPIEATARRELNEEVGIEVGAVEYVLSRTFEAVGTQCINVVTLCEYEGGEAHARAPEEVAAAHWLSPEEIRDHDDAPEYLKEDIEDIEAYRRETTNQ comes from the coding sequence ATGGACCAGTACGCCTACGTCGTGAACGTCGAAGGGGCAGTCGCCCGAGACGGGAAGTACCTCCTCATCGAGCGCGCGCCAGAGGAAGAACACGCCGCCGGGGTGTTGGCGTTTCCCGGTGGGAAAGTCGAACAGTCACCGGGTCACACCGCACCAATCGAAGCGACCGCGCGCCGCGAACTGAACGAAGAGGTTGGCATCGAGGTTGGCGCGGTCGAGTACGTCCTCAGTCGGACCTTCGAGGCCGTCGGCACGCAGTGCATCAACGTCGTCACGCTGTGCGAGTACGAGGGCGGTGAGGCACACGCCCGCGCACCTGAGGAGGTGGCCGCTGCTCACTGGCTTTCGCCCGAGGAGATTCGCGACCACGACGACGCACCGGAGTATCTCAAAGAGGATATCGAAGATATCGAGGCATATAGACGCGAAACCACGAATCAGTAG